DNA sequence from the Phycisphaeraceae bacterium genome:
GTACTCCTCCACCAGTCGCTACGGTTGATTCCGAAGGGACAGGCCGACGCCACCAGACATGCCCGAAGCGCCGACCAATCACGCCCCCGACGCTCGCACGGGTTGGCCGCGCACCGACCGGCCGCTGCGCATCGCCCTCCTTGGTTGGGCACGCCTTTCGTCCCAGGGGTTCGAGGGTTCCGGATACAACCTCTCCGCGTCGGAACTGGCCCGGGGGCTCGCCCTCTCGGGCCATGAGGTGGCGTACCTCTCCTCCGGGATGAGTTACCACCTCTTCGGAGGGCCCCGCATCGCTTTCCGTGAGCGATGGGGCGGCATCGACTGCCACGAACTCATCAACTCGCCGAACCTCTCCCCCAACGCGCACAACTTCCGGAACACCCAGACCGAGATCGCCTGCCCGGCGCAGGCCGCGCTGGTGGTCCGGTGGCTCGATCAGGTGCGGGCCCAGGTGATACACGTGCACTCCCTGGAGGGCTACGGACTGGATCTGATCGGCGCGATACGCGCCTCGGGCCGCCCCGTGGTCGTCACCCCGCACAACTACTCCTACGTCTGCCCGCAGGTCGATCTGCTGCACCAGGAGGCCCGGGTCTGCACTGACTACGACGGTGGAAGGCGCTGCACCACCTGCCTCCCGGCCCCCGACCCGCGGGTGCTCAAGCGCAAGCGGGCGGTCGGCGACACGCTCGAACGCTGGCTGGGCCTGTACCCGGCCGATGTCGTCCGCAAGGCGATCTACGGGATTGGGCCAGCCGTCCGATCCGTGTTCACCGGCGCCGCATTCCGGCCCTGGTCGCCGCCGAAACTCAACCCCGATGACCTGCACGATCCCGAGCTGGCACGCGGGTTCGATATCTCCGGCCGTGCGGGTGCCGCCGCGTCCGTCAACGGCGCGGTAACAACCGATTCGCTCCCCGCATTTGACCCGTCCCCCGCCGATCAGAACGAACGCCTCCTCGCCGCCAACCACCACCTGCGCTCGCTGAACATCTACGGCCAGCGCCGAGCCGCGGGCGTCGAGGCTCTCAACCACGCTTCGCTCGTGATCCCTCCCTCGGATTTCCTCCGCCGGCTCCACGTGGCGATGGGCGTCGACGAGCGGCGCCTCCGCTGGGTGCGGCTCGGCCAGCCGCACTTTGACCAGATCAACCGCCGCGCCCGCCGGTCGCCGTACTACGACGCCCGCCCGTGGGATCCGGAGTCCGCCACCCGCCCGCTCCGCTTCGCCTACTTCGGCACGACCCGTCCCAACAAGGGGCTGGAGGTCCTGCTGCGGGCAATCCCTCTGATCGCCCCCGAGGTCCGATCGCGCTTGCAGATCTCGATCCACGCCGGCGGCCACGATGCGAAGGTGCGCCGGCGGATGGCGAAGTACA
Encoded proteins:
- a CDS encoding glycosyltransferase, with the translated sequence MPEAPTNHAPDARTGWPRTDRPLRIALLGWARLSSQGFEGSGYNLSASELARGLALSGHEVAYLSSGMSYHLFGGPRIAFRERWGGIDCHELINSPNLSPNAHNFRNTQTEIACPAQAALVVRWLDQVRAQVIHVHSLEGYGLDLIGAIRASGRPVVVTPHNYSYVCPQVDLLHQEARVCTDYDGGRRCTTCLPAPDPRVLKRKRAVGDTLERWLGLYPADVVRKAIYGIGPAVRSVFTGAAFRPWSPPKLNPDDLHDPELARGFDISGRAGAAASVNGAVTTDSLPAFDPSPADQNERLLAANHHLRSLNIYGQRRAAGVEALNHASLVIPPSDFLRRLHVAMGVDERRLRWVRLGQPHFDQINRRARRSPYYDARPWDPESATRPLRFAYFGTTRPNKGLEVLLRAIPLIAPEVRSRLQISIHAGGHDAKVRRRMAKYTEVSVRGAYDLAQLLASGGEYDVGILPHIWLENSPLVMLEHLHAGKFVIASRLGGPPDWISPPRNGLLFPAGHPAALAECITRVTIGEVPLPSPREIHAATVLQSYPDHVREIESIYRELLAGGPLPVPSIPGKIAAEAIASAAGSR